The Plectropomus leopardus isolate mb chromosome 2, YSFRI_Pleo_2.0, whole genome shotgun sequence genome has a window encoding:
- the ppcs gene encoding phosphopantothenate--cysteine ligase — MAEPRISSIDGKLAEEFAVPSHVEEVKEKMAAFAKHHAAAGRLVVLITSGGTKVPLESRTVRFLDNFSSGRRGASSAEYFIDSGYAVIFLHRHRSLYPYTRMFSTINMLDALSFKGGEGESGNSDVVVNQQVLPNIAKALRQYQEVKESKLLLPVEFSTLSEYLHLLKAAAQALSTIGSKAMFYLAAAVSDFYIPASEMPEHKIQSSNGPLQLSMNMVPKILSPLVKDWAPQAFVISFKLETDATILLDKARRALDTYRHQAVVANVLDSRRGYVVVVTPETQAELILTEEDVKNEVEIEERIVSNLTSAHNKFITQAV, encoded by the exons ATGGCTGAACCCAGAATATCTTCCATTGATGGGAAGTTAGCTGAAGAATTTGCCGTTCCCTCCCATGTCGAGGAGGTCAAAGAGAAGATGGCTGCTTTCGCCAAGCATCATGCTGCGGCAGGTCGCCTGGTGGTTCTCATCACATCAGGAGGCACCAAGGTTCCCCTCGAGTCCCGCACTGTTCGCTTCCTCGATAACTTCAGCAGCGGCAGACGAGGAGCCTCCTCAGCAGAGTATTTCATAGACTCCGGCTACGCAGTCATCTTCCTTCACAGGCATCGCTCCCTCTACCCCTACACACGCATGTTCTCAACCATTAACATGCTGGATGCCCTCAGTTTTaaagggggagagggggaaTCTGGAAACTCTGACGTGGTGGTTAACCAGCAGGTGCTTCCCAACATCGCCAAAGCACTTAGGCAATACCaggaagtgaaagaaagcaaactccTTCTGCCCGTTGAGTTCAGCACTCTGTCAGAGTATCTGCATCTACTCAAAGCAGCAGCGCAGGCACTCAGCACAATAG GGTCCAAGGCCATGTTTTATTTGGCTGCAGCTGTGTCGGACTTTTACATCCCAGCATCTGAGATGCCTGAACACAAAATCCAGTCTTCCAATGGACCTCTTCAa CTCAGCATGAACATGGTCCCGAAGATACTGTCCCCGCTGGTGAAGGACTGGGCACCTCAGGCCTTTGTCATATCTTTTAAGCTGGAGACAGACGCAACCATCCTGCTGGACAAGGCTCGACGGGCTCTGGACACGTACAGGCACCAGGCGGTCGTGGCCAACGTGCTGGACTCTAGACGAGGTTACGTGGTGGTGGTGACCCCCGAGACTCAGGCTGAGCTGATCCTCACAGAGGAGGATGTAAAGAATGAGGTGGAGATAGAGGAGAGGATAGTGAGCAACCTGACGTCGGCACACAATAAGTTCATAACACAAGCGGTTTGA